The sequence below is a genomic window from Penaeus monodon isolate SGIC_2016 chromosome 14, NSTDA_Pmon_1, whole genome shotgun sequence.
GTCGTGGCGCCGCCCACGCCCTCGGCCTCCGTCTGCATCCGCCTCAAGGTGTTCTTCTTCCGCCCTCTCACGCACGTCTTCTCCCTCACGTCCAGGGAGGAGTCCAGGGAGATCAACGGGGGTGAGTCTCCCTTCCCCGACGGTGCATGTCGGCTCCAGATTAATCAGATCTGGAGGAAAatgtctctgtttttttcattaaatcgaGACTGAAAGAAGCAAAGACAGGTAAGCCGACAGGTAGACCTCTGAAACGTAGGCGGGGGGAGGTGCATTTTGACTCAGAATTATCAGATCTGGAAGAACGAAGAAGGTGTTGCTGTCGTTTCATACAAGCAACAGGGACAGGATGATAATCAGGGAGATTAAGGGGCCGAGTGGGTTGGGATGTGAATcttgggggcgggggaggtgggTCGGAGGTTGGTGGGTCTCAAGGGAGGGCGGGTGAGTGGGTcttcgggtggggggaggggggggaccgtGGTCATCCCGGGGGTGTTGATATGTTCCATGTCTATCCTTCTACgatggatagacaaacagataaatgtagatataactattgatatagatatagatttaaatatagatacatgtgtgttatatataaaccgTAAAATCAAATATGCAGTTGTATAGAGTGCACACATGTAATACGCAGCATGCTTACGCCCATGCATttatacaaagaaaatgaaataataccgAAAGTACGaaaccctccctccgccccttctaCCAGAGATTTTCGTCGACTACGTCCGTCCCATCGTGTCCGCCGCCTTCTACTTCCTGGGCATCTCCGAGCCGCTGCAGGTGCTCACGTGGTACCACTACTGCCTCACCTACGACCACACCAACGCCACCATCGCCGCCTACCTGGACGGCAACCTGCAGGGGCTCATCTCCAGGAACATCTCCAGGTAAGGCGCGGCGGATGCGTCCTGTCAGCGCTGCCTTGTTGGCTGTTTGGTTGCCTTGGGTGGACTCCGGCTCTCGGCTGGGTCTCTGCCCGTAGGTCTGCCTAAATCTTTCTTTCAGCCCATCTGTCTGTCCCCCTGTGCGTGGGGTaattatctgtatatctctcaGTGTATCTGTCTGTACTCAGTGCCTTTCTCCGCGACAGGAGCTTCGCCGAGGCCACGCTGGTGCTGGGGCAGTACAGCATCGAGTACCTGAATGGCTACACCGAGACGCGGAGCTTCAGCGGCCACCTGACGCAGGCGGGCGTGTGGAACCGCGTCCTCTCTCCCGAAGAGGTCGCCCAGCTCGCCGCCTGCGGTCCCGACCCGCGCGGCCTCGTCATTCCCTGGAACCACGAATGGATCCTCAACAACGCCTCCTTCATAGACGTTCCTCTCGACGAAATTTGCGAGAGGAAGTCCAAGTCGCTCTACATCAAGTTCGACGCCATCCCCTACGAGGCCGCCCGCCACGCCTGCGCGGGCCTGGGCGGCCACCTGCCCGTGCCGCAGAGCCTGGAGCACGCCTACGAGCTGATCAGGGCCATGCGGGAGCCGCCCTACGTCCCCCTCATCTGGATCGGGGCCACGGACGAGGTGCATGAGGGCACGTACATCGAGTTCCACACGGGGAAGGCGATGACGTGGTTCGAGTGGGGCAGCAACGACCCCAACGGCCTCCAGTGGCAGAACTGCCTGGTTTTCGAGGAGGACTTCCTGCACGACTACCCGTGCCATGTGAGTCGCGAGGCCATGTGCTTCCTGCCGACGCAGATGGAGTGGACGCTGCGCGGGCCGTGCGAGGAGGACACCGCCAACTACAAGTTCAGCCTGCTGCACCCGGCCAAGGGCCAGGTCGTGTTCCGCGGCTACTACCAGTACGAGATCGCGGAGGAGGGCGACGCGTGGGTGTGGCGCAACGCCCTCACGGACGAGGTGCTGGGCCGCCTCCCGCACGAGGCCGAGCGCTGGCCGATGGGGCGCAAGAACTGGACGATCGAGGGCGAGGTGTGCGAGCGCAGCGGCGTGCAGCAGGTGCTGCAGCTGAGCTCGTGCACGCCGGGCCAGTTCACGTGCAGGGACGGCTCGTGCATCCCGCGGCCGCTGCGCTGCGACCGCCGCCCCGACTGCCACGACGAGAGCGACGAGCGGGAGTGCCGCCTCGTGCAGCCGCCCCTCGGCTACCACCACAGCCTCCCGCCTCCGACCGACACCCCGGGTGAGCGCTCGGCCGCGGATCCTCTCCCGCTGCAGCAGCCTCTAAGTTTGCCTCCTTCTGGGCTCATGGCATTGCCGTGGACCCGATATATTTCCCATGGCTTGGCCCTTCTTCTCTGACTTAATAGTGCCTATTCCGGCTATTCCCTACCTATTGCTTGAAGATAAGACTCGTCTGTCCCGATCAGGACACTCCTGGAGGTCCTCTCTACATGACCTGGCGTGACCTTAGCTGCCTACCATATCTTAAGAGCTTCCCGCCTACATCAGTACTTTCTCCTCTGATTTGCGTCCTTCTTCcatcctcccgtccctccctgcTACCCTCCGTATCCTCGAGTCATCCCTTACCTCTTTCTGTGCACCCAGTCTATCTTCCTCGATCCCTCACTcactttcccccatccctctaccctctctacccctccctcctcgagtcacccctctcccctcgaatcacccctcccccctcgaatCACCCCTCCGCCCTCGagtcacccccttccctcctctcccccccctctcccctcgaatCACCCCTCCCCTCGAGCCCCCCTCCCCGtcggcccccctcccctctccccctccccgaccacccccccccccccccccccccccccccccctcccccgccagtcCCGACCAGCGAACACGACACGCTCTGGTCGCCGACGCTGACGATGGTGAACGTGCGTGGGACGGAGAGGACGATGGTGGACCCCGAGGCCGTCCTCACCATCCACCGGCGGGGGGAGCCTCTGGCCGACGACCTCAGCGTCCCCGAGGATAGTGGGTctcggccgccgccgccgctggcagccttgttttcgttgttgttcgtGGTGGCGGCGGTGCTATGGTCACGGGGGGGTTGTCGTTGTCATTATGATCTTTATGatgatctttgttgttgttgttattattattattgttattattattattattattattattattattattattattatcattattattattactattgttattgttatcatgatttttatccttgctattgctactattattttcattgtaatcattgtcatcatcatcattattatcactattattattattgttgttgttttgttcatcatcatcactatcattatcatcatgttgttgttataataattattctcattctcattattcatcattaattcttattattactataatcagtaCTAGTACTGTTATCACcatcagtataattattaatatgtatcaacactactgccattatcatcatcatttccatcaccatatttagtagtagtactatcagtatcattattctatagaaatatataacacTATGGGGGGGATGCGTGGTACATGGTAGTTCCGGAAACCGTAGGGAAAAAAGCATATGCTTATTGGGGACTTTCAGAGAAGAGAATACATacttatgcgtatgtgtatatatgcatataaataaacacacacacacacacacacaaacacacacacacacacacacacacacacacacacacacacacacacacacacacacacacacacacacacacacgcacgcacgcacgcacacttgtTTATGCTCCGCTGCCCTCTCCCGCAGTCAACGTGTACCTGGGCTCCGAGAACCACCTGAGCGTCGAGCGGAAGTACACGTCCAAGTTCCTGTGCGACCTCGACCTGGCCCTCTACCCCTTCGACGTCCAGCGCTGCTTCATGGACCTCCAGGTGCTCTCGGCCGCCACGGACTTCGTCGTCCTCGCGGAGGCCATCTCGAGCGTCTCCTACGTCGGCGCCGAACTCCTGATCGAGTACGAGGTGCGTGGCTCCCTCGCCGACGCCCTCGGCTCAGATGGAGGCCTGATATACTTCACTTTAAGATTCTCCTGCATCTTAAAGAGTCCTTTTATCCCCTTAAGAAACTGCATTTGTGCCTTTAAGGAAAGCGAAGGAGAGCAGACGAGAAATTCATCCGTGTCCTCCTCCCGTTCCGCCACAGGTCGTGGGCGTGAAGCTGGCCGTGTCGAACAACCAGACGAtggcggaggcggaggtggaggtgaagcTGCAGCGCCGCGTGGGCTACCCCATCATCTCCATCTACGTCCCCACCGTCATCCTGCTCATCCTGGCCTACCTGTCGCTCGTCTTCCGGAGGGACAACTTCGAGACGAGGGTCATGTCGGCGCTCACCGTGCTGCTGGTGCTGGCGTCGCTCTTCACGCAGGCGAGTCGCCTTGGCCTCATGATTTTTCTCTCAGTTGAGGCTCTTGCATTGAGAGGGACAGATTAGGGCCTCGCGCTGTTGGCCATCTTCGCGCAGGCGAGTCGCCTTGGTTTTTCTCTCAGTTGAGGCTCTTGCATTGAGAGGGACAGATTAGGGCCTCCCGCTGTGTCCTATGAATTGTTGCTCTTTTATAAATTGGGAACAACTTGATCAGGTGCTCGACCTGGCGATTATATAGGGAGAGATTGAATGGCGTCCAACTTCACGCAGGCGAGTCGCTCTCGGCCTTTAATAAGGCTAATTTATGTTATTCTATGAAATGTGGCTCTTGCACGAAGAGGGAAGAGCTTGAATAAGTGATCGCTCATGGGTTCCCATTCAGGTGACTCGTCCACCGCGAATGCAGATACTGACGTCGAGCAATTGACTGTAATTGTTGTCCAAAACGAGGACAACTTTActgaatatagattatatactgaacgtcacaaatagataaatagatagcgcTAAAGatgccccttccctctctcctccgcagACCTCGACGTCCCTCCCCAAGACGTCGTACTTCAAGATGGTGGACGTGTGGCTCCTGTTCAGCATCTCGCTCATCTTCTTCGTCATCGTCTTCCACGTCCTCATCGACATGGCTGCGGACGGCAAGCTCTTCGCCAGCGCCTCCAGGATCTCCTCGCCC
It includes:
- the LOC119580732 gene encoding gamma-aminobutyric acid receptor subunit beta-like, which translates into the protein MVNVRGTERTMVDPEAVLTIHRRGEPLADDLSVPEDINVYLGSENHLSVERKYTSKFLCDLDLALYPFDVQRCFMDLQVLSAATDFVVLAEAISSVSYVGAELLIEYEVVGVKLAVSNNQTMAEAEVEVKLQRRVGYPIISIYVPTVILLILAYLSLVFRRDNFETRVMSALTVLLVLASLFTQVTRPPRMQILTSNSAKDAPSLSPPQTSTSLPKTSYFKMVDVWLLFSISLIFFVIVFHVLIDMAADGKLFASASRISSPLKVAPAEGKEAMEGGVSVVSHPAARGVAGWILGESPDSRFDRNRNLGNKLFTYALAFIPCYFSLFNVIYWIYIFA